The genomic segment ATTCCATTACCACTCCTTTTTATGAATACTACAGCAGAAATCAGACAGTTCATAGGGAAACAAGACTGATACTCGGGTGAAATCTACCCACCCTGTATGGTTAAACATGAAAGAAACATATTTGAGCCGCGTTGCTCCGTGGTgacaatgctttttaaaatatatgggcTGTGaccatatttttaaagtttgtatttattttgcttcattCCATGAGATGTAAACTGGGATATTCAGTTATAAAAGAGCATTTTATGGCTTCTGGGTAATTCcccaagagaggaaaataaagtttctttccctccaaaaaagtgataaatgtttaatgaaacaTCTAGACCTTTCCCCCTTAAAGTTTAGGCATgactttagaatatttttataagcATCTGATATCTTCCACCTGAATTTAGCTGATGAATCAGAGCCCAGGTACGGgtctggaaaaaggaaaagaaatacatgagGCTCCCAGAGCAGGATTTGCTCTTCAGTGCTGGGAATTGCCAATCAGATGAGAGCTCTGTGGCTGGGAGGTTCATGGATTGCCTCCAAAGAACAAACCCCACTCAGAAACTACGGACGAAGGTTCCGAATGTCATACTTAGCTCCAATTGCTGgctacttaaaataaaaagtatgactattttctctttcacacatacacacgcacatccacacacacagtcCATAAAGGGCTTTCTAGCATCAGGTGGCTTTTAACTTAACTAGTTTCAGGGAGGTATAAAACAAACTGGAAACAAATATACGAGATGTTACTTAGAATAAACAAAGATTTCCAcgcaaaagaggaaaaatattgaCAAGGCACAGTTAAGATTTCACCAAAGCTTAAACCTTTCTCAGTGAGCTCCAGACCCACGAGCCCCTGATGCAGACAGTCCTGCCCTGCTGCCTTCGTTTGCGGCGGCTTCCTCTCCATGGAGTGTGGCTGGTGAGAGTCACGGCCGTGGACACCCGCGTCGCAATGGGCACGCCATCCTCAAGGGGCGGCCTTGCCCCCGCTTCGCCCCTTTTATTTCCTGTTATGGTGTTATTTGCTGCCTTATTTTTATACCTCtggttttcatttaataaaagtcAGAAGTAGAAGACTGTAAATCTCTTTATGTTCTATGTGGCTGGGCCAGCCAATCCTCGGCCCCTACCCGAGACCTCTCCTGCCAAAGCCCACGGTTCCAGCCCCGGGGGAGGGCAGGCCAGGCGGGCAGGCAGGGAACAGAGACTCTTTGCCGGGGGCCTGTTAACCTGAGTATACTTTCTCCTTCTCGGGTTTGTTTTCTCAGCTGGTGGCACACGCTCTGCTCCAGCACCACTAGGCCTAGTGGAAAACGGCTTCCTCCAAGATCTAACGGTCCATTTTAAAGAAGTGGTTTGGAGCTCAGAAGAAGGGAGCTCAGTTATAGCTCTGTGCCCagctttctctgtttttcttagtCCATGGAAATAGGAGATGTGTAAATAGTTCATATTTCACATTCCACCtgtaccaaaatcagacaaagcaGACAAGGTTGGCTCTTTAGACCCTCCTGCACTTCAACCATTAGTGTCTTCCCCCACTCTCCTTATGTCCCCACTTCCCGCACTTCAACCATTAGTGTCTTCCCACACTCTCCTTATGTCCCCACCTCCCGCACTTCAACCTTTAGTGTCTTCCCCCACTCTCCTTATGTCCCCACCTCCCGCACTTCAACCATTAGTGTCTTCCCACACTCTCCTTATGTCCCCATCACCCGATTTTCTACCCGCTCCCCCGCACCCGCACACGCAAGTGTTCATATCCCAAGGGAAAATACGTCTTTTCCTGAAATAGTCCATCCTTACAACATCCTATGATGCATTGACTTTTCTGCTCCAAGCCCCAGCTCGACATAGCAATGGGCATCCTAGTAACCACTGGCAATCAGAGGAGGGtttattcctcttttttcctctaaCCAAACATTAGCAAAAGTGGGCCTCGAAGAACCTAGCTGACAGCTCTCAACTGGGAACTGAAGAGGACAGACCCCAGGATGTTTGCGGCAACCTGAGAGGGAACGCACCTGTCCTCTGTGGGTGCCCTCTGACCCACCTCTTcccattttttttaaacctcagcTGGAAAATAGCCCTAGAGCTTCCATGGGCCAAGAGTCCCCTGCCTGTCACAGAGCAGACACTCAACCAGGTCCCTTGTTTGAAGATTCGTGTgaaaggaatgaatgagtgattagCGATGGCACGGACCAGCTCTGTAAAATCCTTATGAGAGAAGGGACAGAGGAACATGTTCCACCTGCCTTCAAGGTCTCCAGCTGTTACTGACACCTACACAGAGGCCAGAGCTAGATGGCCTTCAGGGGCTAGATGGCCTTCAGGGGTATTTCAAGATGAGGTAAAACCTGCCCCGTTAAGCAGCAGCCCTGGCCTCAGGCCAGGCCTGGAGGAAATGTGCTGGGAGCCAGGAATGCCAAATTCCTATTCCAGGGGTCTCTTTCCCTGCTAGaaacaggagggaggaggaggaagcttCTCTGTGCCTTACAGTCTCAAGGTTCAGTGAAACAtcttgaggaaagaaagaaagaagaaggaaggagggagagtaAGCAGGGAACAGCAGAGACGATGTTGAAGAGAAGGACGGGATAACGTCCCCCGGGACCGTGAGGTGGGCCCCCCTTGTTGCCATAACTCCAGCTGCTAATTTCCAGTTGTCAAGATTCATCTCCCAGAAAAGTAAAAGCTGAAAAGAATGTGTAATCTTCTTGAGAGAGACCCCACAGTATCTCCAGATGTTTTGGGTTATTCTGTGGTGAGGGGAAAAGGCCTAGGCTGAGAGAAGCAAGCATGTTCATTCCCTGAAAGGAGGAAGGTCACCGAGTGGGAACGGTTTCCAGCCTTTGGAAGTATCGCATTTCAGCAGAAGGAGCCAGAAATAAGATATCATTTGTTAACTTTGCTAATCCATTAAGTAGACATTGGACAGCTGAGCTATTATTTGGAACTCTCTGCTATGTATCCTCTAACAAGGAAACAGTGTCCTGCTGGGTCTAGGTGTGGTGTGCGCTAAGGCGACATAAAACTTTCAGCAGCTTTCGATGAAGCTGATTTTTATTTTCGGGAACAGCGCATACTGAATCAGTAGGAGAGACTGAAACCGCGGCCTTCCCTCCCCTCATCAGGAAACGCATTATTAGTAAATTACTGGATGCTTTAAATGGTTTATGGTGACGTTTTAAATCAAATCTACCCCCAGAAATAGGGTTGGTATTGAGCATGTGTGTGGTGGGGTTTTCTCCCTAAATGCAGTACCTCAGAATCATTACAAAGGAGCGATGACATCCAGCTTCTCGTTCTCCTGATAAGGACACGGAGGTCTGGGGAGGGTTGGTGACTGCATGAGAGCACAAGCCAACGTGACAGCAGGGCCAGGACTGGCACTGTGAATGGTATTTCAGGGCACCAGCCGTCGCCCGGGCAGAACACGCATGGACACAGGAACCACGTGATGGTCCTGCCACTCCAGTGCCTGCCTGTTGTCTGCAGCTTACCTTGGCTTTGGGCTTAGGTCAGCGGCTCTGTCTGTCTTCCAGTGGCTTCTGTCTGTTTCTAGTTTGAGCAACACTGACGGACCAGGGGCAGGGGCGGCCCGGAGTCCAGTGCCAGGTCCTGTGTGGAACAGAAAGGTGTGTGAGCTGCGGATGCTGGAAGCCTGACCCCACCACGACATCGTTCTGCATGACTTGCAGGTGATTCACACAGACCAGCCAGCACCAGCTGCTGCACTGTCCTTCCTCATTCCCACAACACAGCACAGGCCGTGGCAGGTAAAGACAGAGGGCAAATTGAAAATGCAGGTGAAAAGGCTCCCTTTCATTAGTCCTGTTCACCTGACAATGACCCATTGAGTAGGAAGTGTAGGGCTGACAGGAGGACAGTCCCAGGTGGAGTGAGCCTAAGGCTAAGTCGCAAGTGAGAGGCCCAGGCTGGACCTGGAGCATGGTGTCGCCAGCTTCGAACCCTGCCCAGACAGCCGTGTCTCCCACGCCTCCTCAGAGAGGGCCTCTGATGGCCAAGCGCTGTTTTGCTTGGCCAGCATAAGTTCCCTCTTCTTCTGCTAACAGCCCCTCAGGTTTCCTGTGGGCCTGACTATACCCCAGACTCAGGCTTTTGGAGGGCTGGCTGGACACCAAGCTCCTGGCAGGGTGCAGGAGCTTCCCACCTGCCTTGCCTTGGTGATTGGCTCAGCGGGGAGCATGATCCTAGCTGGGTGCAGAGATGCTATCATGAAGagaagcttcttcctctttctgaTGGAACTGCCAGCCATAAAGATCAAGTAAGTCCTGAGCTTTCAGGTTCACCTCTGAGAGCAAAGCCACCAGGTAGGAAAGCTGAGATACAGAGggcagagggaaagggagagaccAAATCCGAATGACACCGTCCTCGAAGGCCTGGGATTCAATTGTGCCCCAGGTTGAATCCAACACTGTTCAGTAGGTTCCCATTCTGCCTAAGTCAACAGTTACATTTCTGTCACTGCATCAGACTAATCCCAGGTTCATAATTCCAGTGTCCACACAGAGCTACGGGAAAAAACAGGAAAACTCTGAGGCAATTGCCAGTAAAGAATGTAAGCCTAATCGCATTCCACCAAGCATTCTTCCAAAGCCCCCCTGCAGCCTTGCACTTGGGAGCGCCTCATTTAAGAGTGGAGACACACAACAGTGGCTGCTTCCATTTTGCTCCCTGCTTTGAACTGAGCATGAATTGTGCCATGGTGGGGTGCACAGAAGGTAGGGCCAAAGAGCAGAGAGAGACCACCCAGCTGAGCCCGGGACAAAAGACAGCTCTCAAGACAGTTTGCAGAATGAGAGAGAACAAGAATAGGAACATTTGGGAAGCAGGGGAGAAGAAAAGCCCAGTTTTAGAAATACGAAATTTTGGGCTGTCTGCAGGACATCGGAGTAGTCATGTCCACTTGGGATGTAAAATGCAATTCTTAAGGTAATGGTGGACATATGGGTCAGAGATACCAAATTTGTAGTCAACAACATTAGGGcagtggggttgggggaaggcaGAAGGGGAGGTAGGGTTAGCTAAAACCATGGACACAGATGGATGAGGCTGCCCAGAGACAGGATGAGAGAGGAAGACGACACAGCCAGCCCTTGTGGGACAGCAGCCTTTAAAGGGCAGGACTGGGAGAGGGAaccaggaaggaaaacaaaaagaaatggtcaagagtgagaagaaaaaaaccaatgGGAAATGTCTCTGAGGCTAAGCAAGagtgtttccaaaaataaaagccattgaaaaaacaaaatgccaTGGAGATCAAAGGGAAGAAAAGCTGGGAAAGATCCCTGGGATTTAGTGGCCTTCTGTAGAGCAGCTTCACTGGTGTGACAGTGGCACGGACCACTCCAGACCCACTGAGCTGTCCCTCTCCTGAAGTGTCCTGCGCCTCTCCAAGAGTTCTGTGcgtttttctctctcctcctcctccttccctgagCCCCAtacttgtctctgtctctccttgtTGTGTGTGCCTCTATGACCACACTTACTACATTCCAGGGAAATGATTCCCTTTGCATTTTTCTCTTACCAGACCATGAGCCAGGGACTCTGTgactcatctttttcttttaagtattgAACTTGGGTATCACTTACATCTGACAAAACGCATACATCTTAAGTAAGCAACTCAATTGACACGCATCCACCTGGGTGACCCCACCTAGATGAAGACATACAAGTTTCTAGGACCCAAGACCCCTGCCCCATGACCCTTCCCAGCTGACACTGTTCTGACCTCCATCGCCAGGAATTAGTTTGGCCCAGTTTTGAActtcacagaaacagaagcaTGGAGTCCGTACTCTTTGGAGCTGCCTGCTTTCACTTGACCTTTTGTCATCGTATTGCAGGTAACAGTAATCTGCTCCCTTCCACTGCTCTGTGTTGAATGAATCTACCGTAATTTACGCATCCACGGTTCTGTACGCAGACATATGAGTTGTTTCCAGATTGTGCTGTTAAGAACAATGCTGCTGTGGGCACTCCGGTCCATCTCTTTAGTGGACATAGAACTCATGCTGGGAGGGACACGTCCTGGAGCCTGACTGGCATCTGATCGTTTCAGTTCTCTCTCCTCATCCTATACATGGGGCCAATAGAGTAGACACCTAATGAGGAAAAATCACCCTGAAGTCATAAGCAAGTTTTCAGCAAATCTCTTATAGGAAGTTACAGTTAAAGCCATTTCATAGGGTCTTCGTGGTatcatcaacaaatatttttggttCAGTTTCCAAAAGCTCATGAGTAGGCCAAAAGATCAATTAGCAGACAACATCAGCTCCTCTACTTAAAGAAGTCATAATACaagctcatatatatatatattgtttttcagTAGATAAGGCAAACAGCTTTGTAATGAATAAGACAGCATATGAAGAATGTGTCTTCAGAGAGGACTCAGAAATAGGATCTACAGTTTCACCAAGGGGAGAGATGAGACATGTACTCTAGGTTGGAAGGAGGTTTGGGTCAATATAACTATTATTTTGCACAAAAAATATGCTTGGGCAGGAATGGGGCTTCAGCAGGTGCCTCAATAAGTGCCCCAGGAATGAACCTCACCAATCAAGATACCAAATTTGGGGGCTTACTGGTGAGATTCCGTTTTCACTGGTTAGAAGAAGTAAGCACTCCGGGAAAGCCAAGGAGGCAGGATAAACCAGCCTCCGTAGTATGAAGAATGACATCAGGAAATGCCAGAGTTTCAGACTGTCACTATGTGCCCCTATCCTCACCCCTCCTTTGAGGGGCAGGATTTGACCACAGGCTTCACCTGAGTTTGCATAAAAGAAGTGAAATCTTACctgaaagaaaaaggataaaacGAACTGCAAGACACTGTGACTTCTGGTTTGGATGCcagcctttttcttccttccacctccctccttctcccaggcCTCTGCCCAACCCATCACCCCAAGGCAGGATGCAAATCCAAACTTGAAGCCAATAGGATTTACTGGTGGTTTTGTGAGTGGCCTCCATCACCTTGGAACACTTTCCAAGAGGGAGGGAAATGACCATCTGACTGCCCTGCTTAAAGTATCCATGCAAAATGAGGAGAGAAATAATTTAATCACAGGTGCTGGTGAGGGTGAATTGAAGGCCCTCAATCCTCGTGGCTGGCAGGTGCAAATAAGAAACAGAGGACATGTGTGGGGGTGGAAATGAACACAAGCGAATATTCTTTGCTTTCTCAGGCAGGAGCTGCCCCAGAGGGAGCAAACTCACGTGCCTCCCTGAACATCCAACTCATCTCATTCAAGTGTCAGCTTAAACACAATGACACACTCATTTGCTCCACGGTCTCCCATTAATAATATATGAAACTTTTAGTAgaaagcctgaaaaaaaaaaactttacggGAAACAATGACAGAGTTTTCATCTGTGGTTCAAGGATCTGTGAACTGGTGACACAGGGGCAGACAAGGAGTGAGTAGTGTGCTCACTGGTGTTGGGGACACCGGCCCCTGTGATGCCTGCACCTGGACAGTTCAGAAATCCCAGTGGGTATCTCCAAGGAAGCACAGAACCACCCCAGGGGGCACCATTTACACTGAGTACCAGTGAGGAACAGAATGGGAATGAACATCATCACATCActgtgacaggatttccttaCTGAACATTGGCCAAGTGTCCTGAGATACCCAGAACGCTATTGAATTTTAAGTTGGTTATTTCATTGTGTTGGTAAATGAAGTGTACTTCATTTACTTGGTACTTGGAAGTGTCAGGGTTAGAACTCCTATGTTTTGGGGTtttgaatatatatgtacaatgtAAGCACATGAGATGGAGGGCAAGAAAGGGAAGTGGCTGCAGAAGTTTGAGAACCAACCACATCCCCAAGAAACACTCACCCATTGAAGAATCACCACTAGCGCAACCCTCTGGGAACACAGCACCTTCTCTATACACTGGGAGTTCTAATGGTCAATACACTCTGGTTTAGTGCTTCACTAGAAATTCTTAGAAAATGTAGAtttaactaaattaaaaattCCCCCAAAGGGAAGCACACAACAGGGCAGAAAGtaaatgatgaataaataattttttaatttgacccaacaatcccctCCTTTCCTTTTATCATCTTCCTTCACATGCATTGAAGGTCTGATTCCTGAAGAATTAATCTTCTATTAAGGAAAATGCAGTTTCTAATAGcaccaaaaacatttatttccgGCCCCCACTTTCTCTTCCTTGCTCAGTCTGTCTGATCTCCATAAAGCTGCTGACTCATTAGTATTGGTACTTCCAACCCATCAATCCAGGTCTTCCGTGGCCCACACTCACGTGATGCCCTTGAAGCTTAGCTTACATTCAACAGTAAATCGGTAAAATAACTTCTTTGCACACATCCTCAGCTTCCTTGCTTCTTCTGGCTTGGTCACACTTCCTTAACAAAAACACAATCTCAGTCATGTCTAACTCTCAAGAAATTTGATTCTACTTCCCTGAGAACATCACAGCACCCAGAAGAGAATGCCTATACTCACACACCTCACCCATCCATCCCCCAGCATCCGCACCCACGtattctgtcttccttcctttactGCAGATAAATTGCACAATCTCCTGCTAAAGCAAAGCTGTCTATTTGCACGGTCCAGCCCATATTCTCAGGTCTACTCAAGGGCATTGCTCCCTGTCTCCTGCATCACTATGGTTTCCCGTTCAACCAGATCATCAGCATACAATCATGCTGCGCTTCCTCTCACTATGAAGTTTCATGGCCGGTTCTCAGTCCTCATCTTACTTGACTCATCAGCAGCTTTGGACATGGCCAATCACTCCCTTCTCCTtgattctctttcttcatttggcTTTCAGGACACCACactcccctttccctcccactTCACTGGCCTTTTCCTTCCCATCTTCATTGCTGGTTCCCCTCTActacctgacctcaggtgttggAGTTTCCCAGAGTCATGTCTTGACCTTCACCGTCTCTCTATTGACACTCCTTCCTCTGGGGATCTCATCCAGTCTCATGGCTGTAAACAGGATCTATACGCCAATGACCCTCCCCAGTCCACACCTCTCTCCCAAACTTCAGTGATCCACTCCACAGACCCCACAGATGTCTGATAAGCACGTCAACTTCAATGAGTCCAAATTCAAACTCTCAATCTTCCCTCCCCAACCAGCAGCCTTTCCCATTTCAGTTGATGTTGACCCAGCTCTAGAGTTGTTTatacctctctctttctcttctatgCCTCATCCTATCCTACAGGGAATTCTGGCTCTACCTTCAAGATATCCCCAGGACCAAACTCTTCTCACCACCTGCACTGCTGCTACCAGGTCCAACCCACTGTCATCTCTTGCCTAGATTCCTGCAATTACCTAATAGATTCCCCCACTCCTACCCCACCTCCAGATCTAATCTCAAGGCAAGAGCCAACGTTACCCTCAGAAAATGTTCTGCAGGTTATTCAGTCTTCTGCTCAGCACTCTCAGATGGCTTTCTGTGGCCCTCTGAGCAAAAGCAGGAATCACCCATCCCAACCCATCCAGTTCCCATCATTCTCTGACCTTTCTCCTTAGTATTGTAGCCCGTCCCTACTATGACCCTCCATTACCCGCCCTCTGGTCTATTTTTCTCCCATCACTGCCCTCACCACCTTCTCATAGATTGTATAATCAATTTATTATCTGCCTTCCTTCACTGGACTATGAACTCCATGGGGCAGGGTCTTTGTTTTGTTCCCTGTTTTTCTCCAAACACCTGGCACAATTTCTGCATATGCCATAGGTGTCAACTTTCTTGGACCCACTAAACCAACTTTTCCTGAAGCTGTGTTTATGTGCTTGTGGAAATGCAGATTGGGTCTCCCAGAATCCAGGAAGCAGATGGCCTGGGAGTGAGGGTGGGGCGTCTGCACATTTAACAAGCTCTCAGGTCATGTATATCTGTGCAGAGTATCCCGAGAACCACATGCAAAGTCTCTTACACTGTAGGGTAGTGGTTTTCAAACGTCTTTTTAGATTTTGTACTCTTTCTTTAAATGTCAGCCTACAGGTTCCCAATTGATCAGATACATAAACCCATATGTAAGCAGACGGAGGTGGAAGGCGGGTCCTTGGAAACCCTGTTTCCTTGTAGTGGCCTCTGAGGGGAAAGGGCCGTTCCCCAAGGCTTCACAGAACAAAGACATCTGGTGTAAAGTGTAGCTCAAGGCCTATTGTTTTTAGgaaatttttattaatgttaactttttactgacttgcttctcctgatttaATTAGACTGCACTAAAATTTAGAATGACCTTAAAGatgctaaaatataaaactccCCTCTGGAAATGCAACTTTCCTCTCTCTGCTGCTCCCACCGTCACCCCCACCCAACCTGACCACAGCTCCTGTCCCTCCCCACTCTGCCCAGGCTGCTGCATTCTGACAGTCTCAGTAGCTTCCTTTACCTCTTGCCACAGGAATCTTCTGCTGCCCTGGCCCATGCTGACTTCAGCCCCAGATCACCCtgattctctcttttctccattcCTCTTCCTCGATTTCCCAAATACTACCAAAGTAAATGGTGTACCCATGTGGATTGGCTCCAttgcaaattaatatttttcagtcTACTGGAACCACAGTCTTGCATGATGGCTCACTTGGTCACTGGAGGTC from the Macaca mulatta isolate MMU2019108-1 chromosome 4, T2T-MMU8v2.0, whole genome shotgun sequence genome contains:
- the LOC144340762 gene encoding uncharacterized protein LOC144340762 isoform X2, whose product is MAQSRKHGHGNTWSLHRKTRVMEAAELLSRPGVSRGTAECLGGNLIVFPRPGNPGLTGPGTGLRAAPAPGPSVLLKLETDRSHWKTDRAADLSPKPRWNVKYELFTHLLFPWTKKNRESWAQSYN
- the LOC144340762 gene encoding uncharacterized protein LOC144340762 isoform X4, with the protein product MLGGTLSRPLHWAKDCTNHDNGQQGWRERMRCAGQCATSQPTLGGPGTGLRAAPAPGPSVLLKLETDRSHWKTDRAADLSPKPRWNVKYELFTHLLFPWTKKNRESWAQSYN